One window of Microtus pennsylvanicus isolate mMicPen1 chromosome X, mMicPen1.hap1, whole genome shotgun sequence genomic DNA carries:
- the Ldoc1 gene encoding protein LDOC1: MVDEMVLLLHALLVRHHALCMENSRLVTQLRLLVCERATLLRQVRRRNCPVPFPSRFHGESGRLPEFVVQTMSYMLVNDDIFCNDGMKVAFLISLLSGEAEDWVVPYILMDSPILCDYRAFVEEMKQYFGWDDDDEDDEEEEEEEDDF; this comes from the coding sequence ATGGTGGATGAAATGGTGTTGCTTCTGCACGCGCTTCTGGTGCGCCACCACGCCCTGTGCATGGAGAACAGCCGGCTCGTGACACAGCTGCGGTTGCTGGTGTGTGAGCGGGCCACTCTGCTGCGCCAGGTACGTCGGCGGAACTGTCCGGTGCCCTTCCCCTCAAGGTTTCACGGCGAGAGCGGCCGGCTCCCCGAGTTTGTTGTGCAGACGATGTCTTACATGCTTGTGAATGATGATATCTTCTGCAACGACGGCATGAAAGTGGCATTCCTGATCAGCCTCCTCTCCGGGGAAGCAGAGGATTGGGTAGTGCCGTACATCCTGATGGATAGCCCGATCCTCTGTGATTATCGGGCCTTTGTCGAGGAGATGAAGCAGTATTTTGGCTGGGATGACGACGACGaggatgatgaggaggaggaggaggaagaggatgattTCTAG